In Listeria cossartiae subsp. cossartiae, the DNA window CGGTTTTAATAATGTAATGGCCGACCAATAACTAAAGATCGTCAACATTAATAAAAACGTCACTGTGAGTGAAATGAATTCTGGTTCAAGTAAGATTTGCAAAATGGAAATCATGCCACGCAGTCGCTCCTTTCAAGGTTTTAGTACTCATTAACTATAATGCAAAAAGAGCTATAGCACAACTACTATTTTTGGAATTTTAATAAACGATATCAAACGTTTTTCGTTCTTCTACAGGTGCCCCTTTATAAATGTAAACATGCTCGATGCGGCAACCAGGGGAAGGTCCTTTTTTTATTGCATCAATAAATTTATTTAAGTTTTCCTCTTCTGCAATTGCATGAATTTCAACGGAACCATCGTCTAAATTTTTTACCGTTCCACTAATATCATATTTGTAAGCGACGTGTTTGGTGGTGTAACGAAATCCAACGCCTTGCACAAATCCAGTTACTCTTAAAATCGCTGTATCTCTAGCCATGGCGAAACCAACTCCTTTTATTTTTCCTTACTACTAGTGTATCTTTTTTTGCCATTACTTTCAAAAATTTGCATTCCGGTATTTCAAGAAAGCTTATGCTATAATAAGTGTATTATATTTACTGTTGGGAGTTTTTGATATGACGAAATGGAATGTCTATCTGACTAAAGGAGAATATGAGCCTTGGTGGTTTTTCGAGGAGTGGGAAACATCCATTCAAGCGGACTATTCTTTTTCGGATAAAGAAGCAGCTTTTCTAAAGTACCAAGAATTAGCAGAAGACTTACTGCGGAACTATCCTAACCATCAAACAAAAAAAGATTGTTTGCTTGCTGCTTGGAATGAGGAAGAAGTAGAATATTGTGAGGACTGTGAAGATGATATCCAAACATTTCACGGACTTATTTTATTTTTAGATGGGGACGTATATCAACCAACTCCCGAAGAGAAAGAGACGATTTTTAAACCAGTTTTAACCTTTGCTTGAGGCGAAAAGAAATTTGGAGGATTAACACATGCAGAAGAACGATGACTTATTAAGAGAACGTCGAAAAGACGAACACGTTGCGCTTGGTGTAAAGCAAAATGAGCAATTAGCGCCGTCAAGTTTAGAAGACATTCAGCTAATCGGGACGTCTATCCCGCGCTATAATGTGAAAGATATTGATTTAACTACGACTATTTTTGGGACGAATGTGCCGTTCCCGTTTTATATTAATGCAATGACAGGCGGAAGTCGCCATACGAAAAAAATTAATGCGGAACTTGCTGAAATAGCACGTGAAGTAGCTATTCCGATGGCAGTTGGTTCGCAGTCTGCAGCTCTAAAAAATAGTTCACTCATAGATACGTATAAAATTGTGAGAGAAGTGAATCCATCAGGTGTGATTTTAGCGAATGTCAGCCCAGAAGTGGCGATTCAAGATGGCTTGCGTGCGGTTGAAATGTTAGAAGCAAATGCACTGCAAATTCATATTAATCCTGCGCAAGAATTAGTCATGGAAGAAGGCGACCGAGCTTTCAGTCACTGGCTGACAAGAATAGAAGAGTACGTCAAACTTTCCCCAGTACCAGTTATTGTGAAGGAAGTTGGCTTTGGTATGACGAGAGAAACCATTAAGACATTAGCCGAAGTAGGCGTTAAAACAGTAGACCTAGCTGGAAAAGGCGGAACAAATTTTGCACAAATTGAAAATGACCGCCGGCGCGACCATGCATATGACTTTTTACTTAATTGGGGTATCTCGACGGGCCAAGCATTAATTGATATGCAACACGCGAATGCACCAAAGATTGCTTACTTAGCATCAGGTGGCATTAGAACCCCATTAGATATCGTGAAAGCTTTGGCGCTCGGAGCAGATAGCGTTGGCATGGCAGGACAAATCATCTATTCACTAAAAAAAGATGGCGTCACCAAAACTATCGAAAAACTGGAACTATGGAAAGAACAATTGCGTGGCTTATTTGTGCTAGCGGATGCGAAAAACATCACAGAATTACAAACAACCCCGCTAATCGTAAGTGGCGAACTTGCTAAATGGGGAACCTTACGCGAAATCGATTTAATCAAACTTGCTAATAGAAAATAAAAACCAGCTGCTATTCATTTAGCAAAGCTGGTTTTTTATTTATTGCACCATTTCTGGTAAAGTTTCATCAATTGCTTGAAGACGTTCTGTGAATTCTTCTTTAGATAAATTTTTCGTATAAAGATTTGCGGGGTGAACGCGGCAATCATGCGAACAACTACGCAAATATTTTTCTTCGTTTGCAACAGAAGAAAGAATTTGCTTGTTACAATACGGATTAGCACAATTAATATAACGTTCGCAAGGCGTGCCGTCAAAGTAATCTTTCCCAACAATAGTAGGATTTACTTGGTTAATCGGAACCGCGATTCTTTCATCGAAAACGTACATTTGACCGTCCCAAAGTTCTCCTTTAGTTTCTTCATTTTTACCGTAAGTCGCAATCCCGCCGTGAAGTTGGCTTACGTCATCAAAACCAGCTGTTTTTAACCAACCGGAAAATTTCTCACAGCGAATACCCCCAGTACAATAAGTGACAATTTTTTTGTCTGCAAGTTGCTCACGATTATCTTCAATCCAACCTGGTAACTCGCGGAAATTTTGAATATCCGGACGAACAGCGCCGCGGAAATGACCGATATCAAATTCATAATCATTTCGAGCATCTAAAATCACGGTATCTTCATCCAAAAGTGCTTCACGAAATTCAGCAGGTTCTAAGTAAGTACCAGTAATTTCTAACGGATTTACATCTTCTTCTAAACTTAAACTAACA includes these proteins:
- a CDS encoding acylphosphatase, translated to MARDTAILRVTGFVQGVGFRYTTKHVAYKYDISGTVKNLDDGSVEIHAIAEEENLNKFIDAIKKGPSPGCRIEHVYIYKGAPVEERKTFDIVY
- a CDS encoding DUF1033 family protein; the protein is MTKWNVYLTKGEYEPWWFFEEWETSIQADYSFSDKEAAFLKYQELAEDLLRNYPNHQTKKDCLLAAWNEEEVEYCEDCEDDIQTFHGLILFLDGDVYQPTPEEKETIFKPVLTFA
- the fni gene encoding type 2 isopentenyl-diphosphate Delta-isomerase, encoding MQKNDDLLRERRKDEHVALGVKQNEQLAPSSLEDIQLIGTSIPRYNVKDIDLTTTIFGTNVPFPFYINAMTGGSRHTKKINAELAEIAREVAIPMAVGSQSAALKNSSLIDTYKIVREVNPSGVILANVSPEVAIQDGLRAVEMLEANALQIHINPAQELVMEEGDRAFSHWLTRIEEYVKLSPVPVIVKEVGFGMTRETIKTLAEVGVKTVDLAGKGGTNFAQIENDRRRDHAYDFLLNWGISTGQALIDMQHANAPKIAYLASGGIRTPLDIVKALALGADSVGMAGQIIYSLKKDGVTKTIEKLELWKEQLRGLFVLADAKNITELQTTPLIVSGELAKWGTLREIDLIKLANRK
- the trhO gene encoding oxygen-dependent tRNA uridine(34) hydroxylase TrhO, whose translation is MSDYQVLLYYKYTTIDDPETFAKQHLAACKEMELKGRILVASEGINGTVSGTVEATNKYIEYMANDARFADMVFKIDAADSHAFKKMHVRPRTEIVSLSLEEDVNPLEITGTYLEPAEFREALLDEDTVILDARNDYEFDIGHFRGAVRPDIQNFRELPGWIEDNREQLADKKIVTYCTGGIRCEKFSGWLKTAGFDDVSQLHGGIATYGKNEETKGELWDGQMYVFDERIAVPINQVNPTIVGKDYFDGTPCERYINCANPYCNKQILSSVANEEKYLRSCSHDCRVHPANLYTKNLSKEEFTERLQAIDETLPEMVQ